One Nocardia farcinica genomic region harbors:
- a CDS encoding condensation domain-containing protein, with amino-acid sequence MVEFGLIDEWQPAPGRVVTWVAAAESVARAAAAPAHPVPPSHQQEEYLKLAHRNAAADFRFSGLCVVTAEVPAALDRDAMTRAINAFLLRHDTFRSWFSIEPGGAVTRHMVEPDVVDFVPVDHGVIDDAETVRDLVQTQTPGPLQWNCFTFGAIEHGESTTVYLAVDHLHTDGVAQHISCFELAQLYAREMWGQQPLVEQPGSYLDYCARQRAETARLTPADPGVRRWIELVRGNDGELPSFPLDLGVDGDGYHRSAHRSIVVFDEADAVRFERVCRAHGAEFTGGVFAAAALAERRLLDSDYYFTLTPISTRNTVAELASVGWYVTLVPVAFPIGARAGFDRTVVRAQRAYDAGLRLTTVPFHRVLELATGADGIAVRPGWSNPMLSYVDAREFTGSEYFDLARGGLYGNRGAAEEVLIWINRLPGVTTLSVIHPDTAVAHDSVDRYITALRAVMRAVADGREAADSPGRAMAAGTTPGA; translated from the coding sequence GTGGTCGAATTCGGCCTGATCGATGAATGGCAGCCGGCTCCGGGCCGGGTCGTGACGTGGGTGGCCGCCGCCGAGTCGGTGGCGCGCGCGGCCGCGGCCCCGGCCCACCCGGTGCCGCCCTCGCACCAGCAGGAGGAATACCTGAAGCTGGCCCACCGCAACGCCGCCGCCGACTTCCGGTTCTCCGGTCTGTGCGTGGTCACCGCGGAGGTGCCCGCGGCGCTGGACCGCGACGCGATGACACGGGCGATCAACGCGTTCCTGCTGCGCCACGACACCTTCCGCAGCTGGTTCTCGATCGAGCCCGGCGGCGCGGTGACGCGGCACATGGTGGAGCCGGACGTGGTCGACTTCGTGCCCGTCGACCACGGCGTCATCGACGACGCCGAGACCGTGCGCGACCTGGTGCAGACGCAGACCCCCGGCCCGTTGCAATGGAACTGCTTCACCTTCGGCGCGATCGAGCACGGCGAATCCACCACCGTCTACCTCGCCGTCGACCACCTGCACACCGACGGGGTCGCCCAGCACATCTCGTGTTTCGAGCTGGCCCAGCTCTACGCCCGCGAGATGTGGGGGCAGCAACCGCTGGTCGAGCAGCCCGGCAGCTACCTCGACTACTGCGCACGGCAACGGGCCGAGACGGCGCGCCTGACGCCGGCCGATCCCGGGGTGCGCCGCTGGATCGAGCTGGTGCGCGGCAACGACGGCGAACTGCCCTCCTTCCCGCTGGATCTCGGCGTGGACGGCGACGGATACCACCGCAGTGCCCATCGCAGCATCGTGGTGTTCGACGAAGCCGACGCGGTGCGTTTCGAGCGGGTCTGCCGCGCGCACGGCGCGGAGTTCACCGGGGGCGTGTTCGCCGCCGCCGCGCTGGCCGAACGCCGGCTGCTCGACAGCGACTACTACTTCACCCTCACCCCGATCAGCACCCGCAACACCGTCGCCGAACTGGCCTCGGTGGGCTGGTACGTGACCCTGGTGCCGGTCGCGTTCCCGATCGGCGCCCGTGCGGGTTTCGACCGGACCGTGGTGCGCGCGCAGCGCGCCTACGACGCCGGTCTGCGGCTGACCACGGTGCCGTTCCACCGCGTGCTCGAACTCGCCACCGGCGCCGACGGCATCGCCGTGCGGCCGGGCTGGTCCAACCCGATGCTGTCCTACGTCGATGCCCGCGAATTCACCGGCAGCGAGTACTTCGACCTGGCCCGCGGCGGCCTCTACGGCAACCGCGGCGCCGCCGAGGAGGTGCTGATCTGGATCAACCGGCTCCCGGGTGTGACCACGCTGAGCGTCATCCACCCCGACACCGCGGTGGCGCACGACTCGGTCGACCGCTACATCACCGCGCTGCGCGCGGTCATGCGCGCGGTCGCCGACGGACGGGAGGCAGCGGATTCGCCGGGGCGGGCAATGGCCGCAGGCACGACTCCAGGCGCTTGA
- a CDS encoding putative glycolipid-binding domain-containing protein, producing MRRFVWAGIDEPRMEIVEVTSLDRARGTQLGLVYELRWELDGPALTVDVGDGPITHLLDGADFFDLQHSAFFNTLPVVRDRLLAPAAQPRDYTMRFVAVPDLTAVLGPQRYAPRGGRTVHFVAGDFAADIDFDDDGFVVLYHDYLRRLHP from the coding sequence ATGCGCAGATTCGTCTGGGCGGGAATCGATGAGCCGCGGATGGAGATCGTCGAGGTGACCTCGCTGGACCGGGCGCGCGGCACCCAGCTGGGCCTGGTCTACGAGCTGCGCTGGGAACTCGACGGTCCGGCGTTGACCGTCGACGTGGGCGACGGCCCGATCACCCACCTGCTCGACGGCGCCGACTTCTTCGACCTGCAGCATTCGGCGTTCTTCAACACCCTGCCGGTCGTGCGGGACCGGCTGCTGGCCCCGGCCGCGCAGCCGCGCGACTACACCATGCGGTTCGTCGCCGTCCCCGACCTCACCGCTGTCCTCGGCCCGCAGCGCTACGCGCCCCGCGGCGGCCGGACCGTCCACTTCGTCGCCGGTGACTTCGCCGCCGACATCGACTTCGACGACGACGGGTTCGTGGTCCTCTACCACGACTACCTCCGCCGCCTGCACCCCTGA
- a CDS encoding DUF7144 family membrane protein — MTTHTPGQPGQPTTATGQPTTAPTGHATGATTPVSHAGHTTGRQVAAGVTSIAAAALLITSGIVGLLQGIAGVSEDELFVVGPQYTYEFDLTTWGWIHIVLGVLLIVTGLAVITGATWARVTAIGLACLSIIGNFLWLPYYPLWSIIVIALDAVVIWALATWNPERF, encoded by the coding sequence ATGACCACGCACACCCCGGGTCAGCCCGGGCAACCGACCACGGCGACCGGCCAACCCACCACCGCGCCCACCGGACACGCGACCGGCGCGACCACCCCGGTGAGCCACGCCGGGCACACCACCGGCCGTCAGGTGGCGGCGGGCGTCACCTCGATCGCGGCGGCCGCCCTGCTCATCACCTCGGGCATCGTCGGCCTGCTGCAGGGCATCGCCGGTGTCTCCGAGGACGAGCTGTTCGTCGTCGGACCCCAGTACACCTACGAATTCGACCTCACCACCTGGGGCTGGATCCACATCGTTCTCGGTGTGCTGCTGATCGTCACCGGCCTGGCCGTCATCACCGGCGCGACCTGGGCGCGGGTGACCGCCATCGGCCTGGCCTGCCTGTCGATCATCGGCAACTTCCTGTGGCTGCCCTACTACCCGCTGTGGTCGATCATCGTGATCGCCCTGGACGCCGTGGTGATCTGGGCCCTGGCCACCTGGAATCCCGAACGCTTCTGA
- a CDS encoding enoyl-CoA hydratase/isomerase family protein yields the protein MTDTPLDIDTGDLAAHGVAVLTLDRPEKKNALSHRLRGELADALDALATDPRCRAVVLTGRGSVFSAGFDLTEFGVVDEARLWESSDRMNAAVADHPVPVIAALNGPAYAGGADLAVLADLRLGDARTTFSHPERTRFPVVYRPLADCVGPARARELVLTGRVVEAEEALRLGLLTELVTDRPVLDRARALARDIATAPRAVLERMRRKFVAARGYDARMPTLDL from the coding sequence GTGACCGACACTCCGCTCGACATCGACACCGGCGACCTCGCCGCCCACGGCGTCGCCGTGCTCACGCTCGACCGCCCCGAGAAGAAGAACGCCCTGTCCCACCGACTGCGCGGCGAACTCGCCGACGCGCTCGACGCCCTCGCCACGGACCCGCGCTGCCGGGCGGTCGTGCTGACCGGTCGTGGTTCGGTCTTCAGTGCGGGCTTCGACCTGACCGAATTCGGCGTCGTGGACGAGGCGCGGCTGTGGGAGTCCTCGGACCGCATGAACGCCGCGGTGGCGGACCACCCGGTACCGGTGATCGCGGCCTTGAACGGCCCCGCCTACGCGGGCGGCGCCGACCTCGCGGTGCTGGCGGACCTGCGCCTCGGTGACGCGCGAACCACCTTCTCCCACCCAGAACGCACCCGCTTCCCCGTCGTCTACCGGCCGCTGGCGGACTGTGTCGGCCCCGCACGCGCGCGGGAGCTCGTGCTCACCGGCCGTGTGGTCGAGGCCGAGGAGGCGCTGCGTCTCGGCCTGCTCACTGAACTCGTCACCGACCGCCCCGTGCTCGACCGGGCCCGCGCGCTGGCCCGCGACATCGCCACGGCCCCCCGTGCGGTGCTCGAACGGATGCGCCGCAAGTTCGTCGCCGCCCGCGGCTACGACGCCCGGATGCCCACACTCGACCTGTGA
- a CDS encoding MFS transporter: MTEVRTPPAAVAGGDLAAWLAFAGCLIAVFMQMIDVTIVNTALPSITADLSASGAQQVLVISGYSLAFACTLLTAARLGAMVGRRTMFLVSVVAFTAASIWCGVSGSASELVVARVVQGIAGAGMAAQTIAILTASFPRSKHTQVFALYGAVAGFAGMLGPILGGALVTADIAGTGWHSVFLMNLPLGVLAFALGWKFLRIDRPRAGERLDPAGVALSTLALFGLLSALAEIHQHGWRPLPCLGIVAALALATIFLLRERRRNRSGAGALVRLDLFADRGFALGSVLVTIFFGLFTAFVFAVSIMLQDTLDFSPLRTGLAMTPFALGAGAGALSSPWLVRRWGVRVLAAGIALYGGCVLSWVIYLHLTGGEVNLALAAGPVFAAGFGVGLFGVPLQPLMLAGLDEHRMAEASGTLPTIEQIGNGVGLAVLSAAFFRTHDLTGSLTMLTAIAVIAILLAVPTLRLPEAAAGTAAHPLGARR; this comes from the coding sequence GTGACGGAGGTCCGCACGCCGCCCGCCGCGGTGGCGGGCGGCGACCTGGCGGCCTGGCTCGCCTTCGCCGGCTGCCTGATCGCCGTGTTCATGCAGATGATCGACGTCACCATCGTGAACACCGCGCTGCCGAGCATCACCGCGGACCTGTCCGCCTCCGGCGCACAGCAGGTGCTGGTGATCTCGGGCTATTCGCTCGCCTTCGCCTGCACGCTGCTGACCGCGGCGCGGCTGGGCGCGATGGTGGGGCGGCGCACCATGTTCCTGGTGTCGGTGGTCGCCTTCACCGCCGCCTCGATCTGGTGCGGGGTGTCCGGCAGCGCGAGCGAGCTGGTGGTGGCCCGGGTGGTGCAGGGCATCGCGGGCGCGGGGATGGCGGCGCAGACCATCGCCATCCTCACCGCGAGCTTCCCGCGCAGCAAACACACCCAGGTGTTCGCGCTCTACGGCGCGGTCGCGGGCTTTGCGGGCATGCTCGGGCCGATCCTGGGCGGCGCGCTGGTGACCGCGGACATCGCCGGAACCGGCTGGCACAGCGTCTTCCTGATGAACCTGCCGCTGGGTGTGCTCGCGTTCGCGCTGGGCTGGAAGTTCCTGCGGATCGACCGGCCCCGGGCGGGGGAACGGCTGGACCCGGCCGGGGTGGCGCTGTCGACGCTGGCCCTGTTCGGCCTGCTCTCCGCGCTCGCGGAGATCCACCAGCACGGCTGGCGACCGCTGCCGTGCCTGGGGATCGTCGCGGCACTCGCGCTGGCGACGATCTTCCTGCTCCGGGAGCGGCGGCGGAACCGCAGCGGCGCGGGCGCGCTGGTGCGGCTGGATCTGTTCGCCGACCGGGGTTTCGCGCTCGGGTCGGTGCTGGTGACGATCTTCTTCGGGCTGTTCACCGCGTTCGTGTTCGCGGTGTCGATCATGCTGCAGGACACGCTGGACTTCTCGCCGTTGCGTACCGGCCTGGCGATGACACCGTTCGCGCTCGGCGCGGGCGCGGGTGCGTTGAGTTCACCGTGGCTGGTGCGCCGCTGGGGTGTGCGGGTGCTCGCCGCCGGCATCGCGCTCTACGGCGGCTGCGTGCTGTCGTGGGTGATCTACCTGCACCTCACCGGCGGCGAGGTGAATCTCGCGCTGGCCGCGGGCCCGGTGTTCGCGGCCGGGTTCGGCGTCGGCCTGTTCGGCGTGCCGCTGCAACCGTTGATGCTGGCCGGGCTCGACGAGCACCGGATGGCCGAGGCCTCGGGCACCCTGCCCACCATCGAACAGATCGGCAACGGTGTCGGATTGGCGGTGCTCAGCGCCGCGTTCTTCCGCACGCACGACCTGACCGGCAGCCTGACCATGCTCACCGCGATCGCGGTGATCGCGATCCTGCTGGCGGTGCCGACACTGCGGCTGCCCGAAGCTGCCGCCGGGACCGCCGCACACCCCCTCGGCGCGCGGAGATGA
- a CDS encoding acetyltransferase — MEIRIRPARADEHELLLGIWRRAVEATHHFLTPADIDWYAGLLAGYLPAMSDLRVAEDAERGPVGFLAQENGEIDALFVEPSLHGHGIGTRLLDDVARDHPVLRLDVNEDNPTARKFYAAKGFEEVGRSEIDGQGRPFPLLHLRRDRTSR; from the coding sequence GTGGAGATCAGGATCCGGCCCGCGCGGGCGGACGAACACGAGCTGCTGCTCGGCATCTGGCGCCGAGCCGTCGAGGCCACCCACCACTTCCTCACCCCCGCCGACATCGACTGGTACGCGGGTCTCCTGGCCGGCTATCTGCCCGCGATGAGCGATCTGCGGGTGGCCGAGGACGCCGAGCGCGGTCCGGTGGGTTTCCTCGCGCAGGAGAACGGCGAGATCGATGCGTTGTTCGTGGAGCCCTCCCTGCACGGCCACGGCATCGGCACCCGGTTGCTCGACGACGTCGCCCGCGACCACCCCGTCCTTCGCCTCGACGTGAACGAGGACAATCCCACGGCACGAAAGTTCTACGCCGCGAAGGGTTTCGAGGAGGTCGGCCGATCGGAGATCGACGGGCAGGGCAGGCCGTTCCCGCTGCTGCACCTGCGCCGGGACCGCACCTCGCGCTGA
- a CDS encoding sigma-70 family RNA polymerase sigma factor, which translates to MTDESGTALGAVAERVGDAEDAERQELFGAAAVNGELAALLARIAAGDRAAFTAFYRATHARVFGIALRTLRVHPAAEETAQEVYLQVWSSAASYDRRLGTPLGWLLMLTHRRAIDRIRADAAAGNRERTYGTTFLERDYDQVSDVVLRRLEGQEVARWVQTLTPIQRQAICLAYYGDRSYPQVAADLGVPLPTVKTRIRSGLKRLESCLRPLPAPANPLPPVRRRPRA; encoded by the coding sequence ATGACGGATGAGTCCGGGACGGCGCTCGGTGCGGTCGCGGAGCGGGTCGGCGACGCGGAAGACGCTGAGCGACAGGAGTTGTTCGGCGCCGCGGCGGTGAACGGCGAGCTGGCCGCGTTGCTCGCGCGGATCGCCGCCGGGGACCGGGCGGCCTTCACCGCGTTCTACCGCGCCACCCATGCCCGGGTGTTCGGCATCGCCCTGCGGACCCTGCGGGTGCACCCGGCCGCGGAGGAGACCGCGCAGGAGGTCTACCTCCAGGTGTGGTCGAGCGCGGCGAGCTACGACCGGCGCCTCGGCACCCCGCTCGGCTGGTTGCTGATGCTGACCCACCGCCGCGCGATCGACCGGATCCGCGCCGATGCCGCCGCGGGGAATCGCGAACGCACTTACGGCACAACATTTCTCGAGCGGGACTACGACCAGGTCTCGGATGTGGTGTTGCGCCGCCTGGAAGGCCAGGAGGTCGCCCGCTGGGTGCAGACTCTCACCCCGATCCAGCGCCAGGCCATCTGCCTGGCCTACTACGGCGACCGCAGCTACCCCCAGGTGGCCGCCGATCTGGGGGTGCCGCTGCCCACGGTGAAGACCCGGATCCGGTCCGGGCTCAAGCGCCTGGAGTCGTGCCTGCGGCCATTGCCCGCCCCGGCGAATCCGCTGCCTCCCGTCCGTCGGCGACCGCGCGCATGA